In one window of Geminocystis sp. M7585_C2015_104 DNA:
- the glgX gene encoding glycogen debranching protein GlgX: MGRHKTSPGNTYPLGARVEEGGVNFSLFSKHAERVELLLFDEPTGEPTEVISLEPKVNKTYHYWHVFVHGIGSGQIYAYRVYGPYKPEKGHRFDGSKVLLDPYAKAIVGVETFDRELAKRYGVDNCRQSLKAVVVDTRNYNWEGTTHPRIPFSKTVIYEMHVAGFTKRENSGVSKEKRGTYAGLIEKIPYLKDLGITAVELLPIHQFDVKDVVNPQLENYWGYSTISFFAPHRQYSYDKSLMGPINEFRDLVKAFHKAGIEVILDVVFNHTSEGDERGPTISFKGIDNSVYYLLDEKNPAKYKNFSGCGNTFRANHPVARNLIIDSLRYWVSEMHVDGFRFDLASILGRDLLGEPKLITSVLAQIEADPVLAGTKLIAEAWDAAGLYQVGEFINHSDWFAEWNGPFRDDVRRFVRGDNRTVRNLAARILSSSDIYTKPDREPNRSIHFITCHDGFTLADLVSYSRKHNEANGENNRDGCNENYSANYGIEGPTTDPYISALRERQMKNFWTILLLAQGTPMINMGDEMGRTQWGNNNAYCQNNEISWVNWDDLKRNQGLFRFARGLIHFIQSLDLFQQEKLLKTEENSEEPYLIWHGVKLYQPDWSDYSHSIAFTLHHPKKGEFLHVIFNAYWESLQFQLPTPPHGKKLYRIVDTSAPSPHDFYEVDRAIPVNSEHYLVHDRTCVVLIAK, from the coding sequence ATGGGAAGACACAAAACGAGCCCGGGGAATACATATCCTTTAGGAGCAAGAGTAGAAGAAGGAGGGGTAAATTTCTCGCTGTTTTCTAAACATGCAGAGAGAGTAGAATTGTTGTTATTTGATGAGCCAACAGGCGAGCCAACAGAAGTTATTAGTCTAGAGCCAAAAGTAAATAAAACCTACCATTATTGGCATGTTTTTGTACATGGAATTGGGAGTGGACAAATTTACGCCTATCGGGTGTATGGCCCTTATAAGCCAGAAAAAGGACATAGATTCGACGGTTCTAAGGTACTATTAGATCCCTATGCAAAAGCAATAGTGGGGGTAGAGACTTTTGACAGGGAATTAGCAAAACGTTATGGTGTGGATAACTGTCGTCAATCCCTAAAGGCAGTAGTGGTGGATACTCGTAATTATAACTGGGAGGGCACTACTCATCCCCGTATACCCTTCTCAAAAACAGTAATTTACGAAATGCATGTTGCTGGCTTCACCAAAAGGGAAAATTCGGGGGTATCCAAGGAAAAAAGAGGCACCTATGCGGGTTTGATCGAAAAAATACCCTATCTTAAGGATTTAGGAATAACAGCAGTGGAATTGTTGCCTATACACCAATTTGATGTTAAAGATGTAGTCAATCCCCAGCTGGAAAATTATTGGGGTTATAGTACTATTAGTTTTTTTGCTCCCCATCGTCAATATAGTTATGATAAGAGTTTAATGGGGCCTATCAACGAGTTTCGGGATTTGGTCAAAGCCTTCCACAAAGCGGGAATCGAGGTAATTCTAGATGTTGTCTTCAATCATACCAGTGAGGGGGATGAAAGGGGTCCCACCATTTCCTTCAAGGGTATAGACAACAGTGTATACTATCTGCTGGACGAGAAAAACCCGGCCAAGTATAAGAATTTTAGCGGCTGTGGCAACACCTTTAGAGCTAACCACCCCGTAGCGCGTAATCTCATAATCGACTCCCTCCGCTACTGGGTGTCGGAAATGCATGTGGATGGCTTTCGTTTTGACTTAGCCTCCATCCTTGGGAGGGATCTATTAGGGGAGCCTAAGCTAATTACTTCTGTTTTAGCACAAATAGAGGCAGATCCGGTACTTGCTGGCACCAAACTTATTGCCGAGGCTTGGGATGCCGCCGGCTTGTATCAAGTAGGCGAATTTATCAACCACAGCGACTGGTTTGCTGAATGGAATGGGCCTTTTCGCGATGATGTACGTCGTTTTGTAAGAGGAGATAATCGGACTGTTAGAAATCTGGCGGCTCGGATACTGAGTAGTTCAGATATATACACAAAGCCAGACAGAGAGCCCAACCGTAGCATCCATTTTATCACATGTCATGACGGTTTTACCTTGGCAGACTTAGTCAGTTATAGTCGCAAACACAACGAAGCCAACGGGGAAAATAATCGGGATGGCTGTAACGAGAATTATAGTGCCAATTATGGCATAGAAGGACCCACTACAGACCCCTATATTAGTGCCCTGAGGGAAAGACAGATGAAGAATTTTTGGACTATCTTGCTTTTAGCCCAGGGGACGCCTATGATTAATATGGGGGATGAGATGGGGCGCACACAATGGGGAAATAATAACGCCTATTGTCAGAATAACGAGATTAGTTGGGTTAATTGGGATGATCTAAAGCGAAATCAGGGGTTATTCCGGTTTGCCAGGGGATTGATTCATTTTATCCAATCCTTGGACTTATTCCAACAGGAAAAACTACTCAAAACCGAGGAAAACAGTGAAGAGCCTTATCTTATCTGGCATGGTGTAAAATTATATCAGCCGGACTGGTCTGATTACTCCCATAGTATTGCCTTTACCCTTCATCACCCCAAAAAAGGGGAGTTTTTACATGTGATTTTCAACGCCTACTGGGAATCTCTCCAATTCCAGTTACCCACCCCTCCTCATGGTAAAAAACTATACCGCATTGTGGACACCTCTGCCCCCTCTCCCCACGATTTCTACGAGGTGGATAGGGCAATCCCCGTCAACAGTGAGCATTATTTAGTACATGATCGCACTTGCGTAGTTCTTATAGCTAAATAG
- a CDS encoding PAS domain S-box protein: MPSREKNPLVTLKQTQAALFSTNQILMQEVKEREALYFKLQESENRYRTLFESSNDALSLISVTSGRYIDCNQASLALHGCITKQDFIGKTPADFSPPYQPNGKPSSQLATEYIHQALEDGSCVFEWIIQRQDGSQIPCLVSLSAIPSPNEKIILAISRDISHIKKVQQELEKAKEAAFFTTKLKANFSPP, from the coding sequence ATGCCATCGCGCGAAAAAAATCCTCTCGTCACCCTAAAACAAACCCAAGCTGCCTTATTCTCCACTAATCAAATCCTCATGCAAGAAGTTAAAGAAAGAGAAGCCCTATACTTCAAACTACAAGAGAGTGAAAATCGCTATCGCACCCTGTTTGAGTCATCCAATGACGCGCTTTCCCTTATTTCCGTCACCAGCGGTAGATATATTGACTGTAATCAAGCCTCTTTAGCTCTACACGGCTGTATTACAAAACAAGACTTTATTGGCAAAACCCCCGCTGACTTCTCCCCACCCTACCAACCAAATGGCAAACCATCTTCCCAGTTGGCAACAGAGTATATCCATCAAGCGTTAGAAGACGGCAGTTGTGTGTTTGAGTGGATTATCCAACGGCAAGACGGCAGCCAAATACCTTGTTTAGTATCTCTCAGTGCTATTCCCAGTCCTAATGAGAAAATTATACTAGCTATCTCCCGTGATATTTCCCACATTAAGAAAGTACAACAAGAGTTAGAAAAAGCCAAAGAAGCTGCTTTCTTTACAACAAAGCTAAAAGCGAATTTCTCGCCTCCATGA
- a CDS encoding PAS domain S-box protein, producing the protein MGEDKESEQLYRCILESIGDVVLLTDREGKFTFVSPTVSTVFGYSVEEVKAMGNIYNLLGKDCFSPKQLWEGGEICNRELVVTDKYNRQHYLLVNVKMIPSRENTILFAARDITTIKIFQKEKEALQQRNQLLVNTIGQIICEYSPDKKLQLSGGIF; encoded by the coding sequence ATTGGCGAAGACAAAGAATCAGAACAATTATACCGTTGTATCCTGGAAAGTATAGGGGATGTGGTTTTGTTGACTGATAGGGAAGGAAAGTTTACTTTTGTTTCCCCCACTGTTTCTACTGTCTTTGGCTACAGTGTCGAAGAAGTCAAAGCCATGGGTAATATCTACAACCTGTTGGGGAAAGACTGTTTTTCCCCGAAACAATTGTGGGAAGGAGGAGAAATTTGTAATCGGGAATTAGTGGTTACAGACAAGTATAATCGTCAACATTATCTGTTAGTCAACGTCAAGATGATTCCCAGTAGGGAGAATACTATTCTATTTGCCGCTAGGGATATTACTACTATAAAAATTTTTCAAAAGGAAAAGGAGGCATTACAACAAAGAAATCAACTACTAGTTAACACTATTGGTCAAATTATATGTGAATATTCCCCAGACAAAAAATTGCAATTGTCGGGGGGCATATTCTGA
- a CDS encoding ABC transporter substrate-binding protein, with amino-acid sequence MVLTANRRQNKRISSIILAVIFAGIVVGINSCNWRGNIYSKSRIVQAILSDPKTFNVALSQESPNIFGLTYEGLVKENPLTGEILPALAESWTISDDKLSIIFTLRKDLKWSDGHPLTVDDVVFTYNDVYLNPEIPTNVRDSLRIGKSRSFPKVEKISDSQVKFTISEPFAPFLQSAGLAILPKHIVEEKIRKRDRDGRPLFLSFWGVDTPPEELVVNGPYKLKEYITSQRIVFTKNPYYWEKDEEGNQLPYIEEIVWEIVESTDTALLQFRSGSLDSIAVSPEYFSLLKKEEKRGDFTIYNGGPAYGLTFMAFNLNRGYRDGKPLVEPIKSKWFNNVNFRRAVAYAINRDRMINNIYRGLGEKQNSPISMQSPFYDPTIKGYDYNPELAKKLLLAEGFKYDENGRLLDADNNPVRFTLLTNAGNKIREALGAQIKQDLAKIGIQVDFTPIAFNVLVDKLTNTLDWEAHIIGFTGGNEPNDGINLWSPDGNLHLFNQKPQPGRKPIEGRVVADWERKIGELYVQAASELDFEKRREIYRQTQQLASEYLPLIYLVNPYSLAAVRNRIQGIQYSALGGAFWNIERLKLRDF; translated from the coding sequence ATGGTATTGACGGCTAATAGGAGACAAAACAAGAGAATAAGTTCTATAATATTGGCAGTAATTTTTGCTGGGATAGTTGTAGGCATCAACTCCTGCAACTGGCGGGGAAACATTTATAGTAAATCTAGAATTGTACAGGCAATATTAAGTGATCCAAAAACCTTTAATGTAGCCCTGTCTCAGGAATCTCCTAACATTTTTGGGTTAACCTATGAGGGGTTAGTAAAGGAAAATCCCCTGACGGGGGAAATCTTGCCAGCATTAGCAGAAAGTTGGACTATTTCGGATGACAAACTGAGTATAATTTTCACTCTTAGGAAAGACTTAAAATGGTCAGATGGCCATCCCTTAACGGTAGATGATGTGGTGTTTACCTATAATGATGTCTATCTTAACCCGGAAATTCCTACTAATGTGAGAGACAGTCTTCGTATTGGTAAAAGTCGGAGTTTTCCCAAGGTGGAAAAAATCAGTGATAGTCAGGTTAAGTTTACCATTTCTGAGCCTTTTGCGCCTTTTTTACAAAGTGCGGGTTTAGCTATCTTACCAAAACATATTGTAGAGGAGAAGATTCGTAAAAGAGACAGGGATGGTAGGCCCCTTTTCCTATCCTTTTGGGGTGTAGATACGCCGCCAGAGGAACTAGTAGTTAATGGCCCCTATAAACTAAAAGAATATATAACATCTCAGAGGATTGTTTTTACTAAAAATCCCTACTACTGGGAAAAAGATGAAGAGGGAAATCAGTTGCCGTATATAGAGGAAATTGTGTGGGAAATTGTGGAGTCGACCGACACAGCCTTACTACAATTTCGCTCAGGCAGTTTGGACTCAATAGCAGTTTCTCCGGAGTATTTTTCTTTGTTAAAGAAGGAGGAAAAAAGGGGGGATTTTACCATTTATAATGGTGGGCCAGCCTACGGGTTGACCTTTATGGCATTTAATTTGAACAGGGGGTATCGGGATGGCAAACCCCTAGTAGAGCCAATAAAGTCCAAGTGGTTTAATAATGTCAATTTCAGACGGGCAGTAGCCTATGCCATAAACAGGGATAGGATGATTAATAATATCTACCGAGGCTTGGGAGAAAAACAAAACTCCCCCATCTCCATGCAATCTCCCTTCTATGATCCTACCATAAAGGGGTACGATTACAATCCGGAATTGGCGAAAAAATTATTACTAGCCGAGGGTTTTAAATATGATGAAAATGGCAGACTTTTAGATGCAGATAATAACCCTGTAAGATTCACTCTTTTAACCAATGCTGGCAATAAAATAAGAGAGGCATTGGGGGCACAAATAAAACAGGATTTGGCAAAAATTGGGATACAAGTAGACTTTACTCCTATTGCTTTTAATGTACTGGTTGATAAACTTACTAACACACTGGACTGGGAAGCGCATATAATTGGATTCACGGGAGGGAATGAGCCAAATGATGGTATCAATTTGTGGTCTCCTGATGGCAATTTACACTTGTTTAATCAAAAACCACAACCCGGCAGAAAACCAATTGAGGGGAGAGTTGTTGCCGACTGGGAAAGAAAAATCGGGGAATTATATGTCCAGGCAGCCAGTGAATTAGACTTTGAAAAAAGAAGGGAAATCTACCGACAAACCCAACAACTTGCTTCCGAATACCTACCCCTTATTTACCTAGTAAACCCCTACTCTTTAGCCGCCGTTAGAAATCGCATTCAAGGCATACAATATTCTGCCCTAGGTGGGGCTTTTTGGAATATTGAAAGACTCAAACTACGTGATTTTTAA
- a CDS encoding threonine synthase, with protein MHSTKDDNSSYRTKTGWRGIIEEYREYLPVTEATPIITLREGNTPLIPVPSIARRIGRQVKVYVKYDGLNPTGSFKDRGMTMAISKAKEAGAQAVICASTGNTSAAAAAYATRAGMRAYVIIPDGYVALGKLAQALIYGAEVLAIDGNFDDALTIVREMAKNYPVTLVNSVNPYRLEGQKTAAFEVVDTLGYAPDWLAIPVGNAGNITAYWMGFCQYYSENKCDRLPKMMGFQASGSAPFVQGHPVLQPDTIATAIRIGNPANWERALCVRDASKGEFHAVTDSEILEAYRLLGREEGIFCEPASAASVAGVLKLKDRIPDGGTVVCVLTGNGLKDPDSAMKVGETGIRGGIKPDINEIARIMGFLS; from the coding sequence TTGCATAGCACAAAGGATGACAATAGCAGTTACAGAACCAAAACAGGTTGGAGAGGCATAATCGAGGAATACAGAGAATACCTGCCGGTAACAGAGGCCACGCCTATTATAACCCTAAGGGAGGGGAATACGCCCCTTATTCCTGTGCCTTCCATTGCTAGGAGAATTGGGCGCCAGGTAAAGGTATATGTGAAATACGATGGATTAAACCCCACTGGCTCATTCAAAGACAGGGGTATGACAATGGCAATCTCCAAGGCGAAGGAGGCGGGGGCTCAGGCGGTTATTTGTGCAAGCACTGGTAATACATCCGCGGCCGCCGCTGCCTATGCCACTCGCGCCGGCATGAGGGCCTATGTAATTATACCAGACGGTTACGTGGCCCTTGGTAAACTTGCCCAGGCATTGATTTATGGCGCGGAGGTGTTAGCCATTGACGGCAACTTCGACGATGCCCTTACCATTGTCAGGGAGATGGCGAAGAATTATCCCGTCACCCTTGTCAACTCCGTCAACCCCTACCGTCTAGAAGGGCAGAAAACCGCTGCCTTTGAGGTAGTAGATACTCTGGGATACGCCCCCGACTGGTTAGCCATTCCCGTTGGCAATGCCGGCAACATTACCGCCTATTGGATGGGCTTCTGTCAGTACTACAGTGAAAACAAGTGCGATCGCCTCCCTAAAATGATGGGTTTCCAAGCCTCTGGCTCAGCACCTTTTGTCCAGGGGCATCCTGTATTACAACCTGACACCATTGCCACCGCCATTCGGATTGGCAATCCCGCTAATTGGGAAAGGGCCCTGTGTGTCAGAGACGCTTCGAAGGGGGAATTCCACGCCGTCACCGACAGTGAGATTCTGGAAGCCTATCGCCTTTTGGGAAGGGAAGAGGGCATTTTTTGTGAGCCGGCCAGTGCCGCTTCTGTGGCCGGTGTGTTAAAATTAAAGGACCGCATTCCCGATGGGGGTACTGTGGTTTGTGTTTTAACTGGCAATGGTCTAAAAGACCCCGACAGTGCCATGAAAGTGGGGGAAACTGGCATTAGGGGTGGCATAAAGCCCGACATCAACGAAATTGCCCGCATTATGGGCTTTCTTTCCTAG
- a CDS encoding response regulator: MESEEGKGSKFHFTIQLEEGESKENIIPHSLSPLTVKPILVADDNSVTREVIARFLESYSFVVKTVKSGLEVIAELEKGEEEYQLLILDWHMPRLNGIETLLALKANPRIQTIPPVLLITAYPSPKNGVKAILTKPVTKSSLFNAIISIFNTNSHLCDSLQAYPSEELF, translated from the coding sequence GTGGAAAGCGAGGAAGGAAAAGGTAGTAAATTCCACTTTACCATCCAGTTGGAAGAGGGAGAAAGCAAGGAAAATATAATTCCCCATAGCCTTTCCCCTCTAACTGTTAAACCAATTTTAGTAGCCGACGATAATAGCGTCACTAGAGAGGTAATTGCTAGATTTTTGGAATCTTATTCCTTTGTAGTCAAGACGGTGAAATCAGGATTAGAGGTAATTGCCGAATTAGAAAAAGGGGAGGAAGAATATCAACTTCTCATCCTCGACTGGCATATGCCACGCCTCAACGGCATCGAGACTTTGCTGGCATTAAAAGCCAATCCCCGTATCCAAACCATTCCACCAGTGTTGCTGATTACTGCCTACCCCTCCCCCAAAAACGGTGTCAAGGCTATTCTCACTAAACCCGTCACCAAATCCAGTCTTTTCAATGCCATTATCAGCATCTTTAACACCAATTCACATCTCTGTGATTCCCTCCAAGCCTATCCCTCCGAAGAATTGTTTTAA
- a CDS encoding PAS domain S-box protein: MYPQTSLIIINNERISRATRELLAFLKERGVVCYLAKAIESAEENSNDSIDIIFVEFAAFIAKKSELIRLAKNGEIPLLIISEKFEEKEKMEAFAAGATDYITLPFSDRELESKLAYYGRINYNKKAGRDIIEINPNDLYRITFEKAAIGIAHVGLKGKWLRVNQRLATMFGYTPAEIVNKTWWDLTYPEDLYLDSDLMTRLLAGEIDSYSLTKRYLRKDGSVFWGLLNVSLHSDTDGNPLYFIFTLQDETSRHLAELAKTKNQNNYTVVSWKV, from the coding sequence ATGTACCCACAAACTTCTCTCATCATCATAAACAATGAAAGGATAAGCAGAGCCACACGGGAGTTGCTGGCTTTCCTAAAGGAGAGGGGGGTTGTTTGTTACTTGGCAAAAGCCATTGAAAGTGCGGAGGAAAATAGCAACGATAGTATAGACATAATTTTCGTCGAATTTGCAGCTTTTATTGCCAAGAAATCGGAGTTAATTAGATTGGCAAAAAACGGTGAGATCCCCTTGTTAATAATAAGTGAAAAGTTTGAGGAGAAAGAGAAGATGGAGGCGTTTGCTGCTGGGGCAACTGACTACATTACCCTTCCTTTTTCAGACAGAGAATTAGAAAGCAAGTTGGCTTACTACGGGAGAATAAATTACAATAAAAAAGCCGGCAGGGATATTATTGAGATTAACCCCAATGACTTGTATCGTATAACCTTTGAAAAGGCAGCCATTGGTATTGCACACGTGGGGTTAAAAGGCAAATGGTTAAGAGTAAATCAACGACTGGCAACAATGTTTGGTTATACCCCCGCAGAAATTGTTAATAAAACCTGGTGGGATTTGACTTATCCTGAAGACTTATATCTGGATTCCGATTTGATGACTCGACTGTTGGCTGGGGAAATTGACAGTTATTCCCTTACTAAGCGTTATCTGCGAAAAGATGGCAGTGTTTTTTGGGGTTTGTTAAATGTTTCCCTCCACAGTGATACTGACGGCAATCCCCTCTATTTTATCTTCACCCTACAAGATGAAACTAGCCGACACCTGGCAGAATTGGCGAAGACAAAGAATCAGAACAATTATACCGTTGTATCCTGGAAAGTATAG
- a CDS encoding adenine phosphoribosyltransferase, which yields MDIKALIRNIPDFPKPGIIFRDITTLLKDAKGLKYVIDSLAYKCEQLPSLPEYVVGIESRGFIFAPALAYHLNAGFVPVRKKGKLPAAVYSIEYSLEYGTDTLEIHQDAVHPGAKVMIVDDVIATGGTAKATADLLTRIGCEIVAFGFIVELKGLGGRNKLPDVPCLTLVEYD from the coding sequence ATGGACATAAAGGCTTTAATTCGCAATATTCCTGACTTTCCCAAGCCGGGTATTATTTTTAGGGATATTACCACCCTGCTGAAGGATGCTAAGGGGTTAAAATATGTCATTGACTCTTTGGCCTATAAATGTGAACAACTACCTAGTCTCCCTGAGTATGTTGTAGGCATTGAGTCGAGGGGATTTATATTCGCCCCTGCTTTAGCATATCATCTCAATGCCGGTTTTGTGCCTGTGCGGAAAAAAGGGAAACTCCCCGCCGCAGTTTATAGTATCGAATACTCCCTAGAATACGGAACAGACACACTGGAAATACACCAAGATGCAGTCCATCCGGGTGCTAAAGTGATGATTGTAGACGATGTAATAGCCACAGGAGGCACAGCCAAAGCCACTGCCGATTTGCTTACCAGGATTGGTTGTGAAATAGTGGCCTTTGGTTTTATTGTGGAATTAAAGGGATTAGGGGGGAGGAATAAACTGCCCGATGTGCCCTGTTTAACCCTTGTAGAATACGACTGA
- a CDS encoding energy-coupling factor ABC transporter ATP-binding protein yields the protein MLNLRNVFYHPATTAHPILADISFSLPPQKLGLIVGKSGAGKTTLLEILAGLAEKTSGEICWNATPLSSEDLQQLSGIVFQFPERHFCGSNILEELRLGHPEISASRIREALAEVGLEYISYDTPPHALSGGQQRRLSLAVQLIRQPNILLLDEPTAGLDWEIKQQLVHLLSRLKQNWTILVVTHDAGDLLAIADYCWRLEGGRIHPLDRRDWQLFRKTKANILLSALEVTVK from the coding sequence ATGCTGAATCTAAGAAATGTGTTTTATCATCCGGCTACTACAGCTCATCCCATTTTGGCAGACATAAGCTTCAGTTTACCACCCCAGAAGCTGGGATTGATTGTGGGTAAAAGTGGTGCCGGCAAAACCACCCTATTAGAGATTCTAGCAGGGCTAGCAGAGAAAACCAGTGGCGAGATTTGTTGGAATGCCACGCCGCTATCTTCTGAGGATTTGCAACAACTTAGTGGTATTGTTTTTCAATTTCCAGAAAGACATTTTTGTGGTAGTAATATACTAGAGGAGTTAAGACTAGGACACCCTGAAATTAGTGCCAGTCGAATTAGGGAAGCCCTGGCGGAGGTGGGCCTAGAATATATCAGCTATGATACACCTCCCCATGCTCTTAGTGGGGGACAACAAAGACGCTTATCCTTAGCAGTACAACTGATCCGACAACCTAATATTCTACTACTAGACGAGCCAACTGCCGGACTGGATTGGGAGATAAAACAACAATTGGTGCATCTTCTGTCTCGACTAAAGCAAAACTGGACGATACTAGTTGTAACTCATGATGCTGGCGACTTATTGGCAATTGCCGACTATTGTTGGCGGTTGGAGGGGGGGAGGATTCACCCATTAGACAGGAGAGATTGGCAATTGTTCAGAAAAACAAAGGCTAATATTCTCTTGTCTGCCCTAGAGGTTACTGTAAAATAG
- a CDS encoding DUF3531 family protein translates to MEVKFREFNPFDLWIWLEFEHAPSEMEKQYVEELFNSWFYIGKLGGFNAENLQIQERGVDISYLEYDEEYADNAMMAPMHNMGEFEYLGNWARCWFDLGTSDLIALDILINSLRELSKDYVAIKQVIFGGENEDWKVERRDECAGFDSY, encoded by the coding sequence ATGGAAGTTAAATTTAGAGAGTTCAACCCTTTTGACTTGTGGATTTGGTTAGAGTTTGAACATGCCCCATCCGAAATGGAAAAACAATATGTGGAGGAACTGTTCAACTCCTGGTTTTATATAGGTAAACTAGGGGGATTTAATGCTGAAAATTTGCAAATTCAAGAAAGGGGAGTAGACATTAGCTATCTGGAATATGACGAAGAATACGCTGATAATGCTATGATGGCGCCTATGCACAACATGGGGGAATTTGAATATTTAGGCAACTGGGCAAGGTGTTGGTTTGATTTGGGTACCAGTGATTTAATTGCCTTAGACATTCTTATTAATTCTCTTAGGGAATTATCGAAAGACTATGTAGCTATAAAACAGGTGATTTTCGGGGGGGAAAATGAAGACTGGAAGGTAGAGAGAAGGGACGAATGTGCCGGTTTTGATTCCTACTAA
- a CDS encoding ComF family protein: MLKLFLDLFLKQNCPLCGTVAEDRLCYYCQQKLADCQLEGDFFWLEEGFFLFSWGKYDGHLRRCITLLKYNGRRELGELFGQWLGEKWIVCNHQRRYKQLIVVPIPIHEQKLKTRGYNQAELVAQGFCKITGYTLQPHLLLRVKNTKAMFGLKPTERQENIRQAFQLAKDYKRKINPNTPILIMDDIYTTGTTVREAKAVLAKGKLKTVGVATLSLSSHS, translated from the coding sequence ATGCTTAAATTATTCCTAGACCTATTTCTAAAGCAAAATTGCCCACTATGTGGCACAGTAGCAGAGGACAGGCTCTGTTATTATTGTCAACAAAAACTGGCAGATTGTCAACTGGAAGGAGATTTCTTCTGGTTGGAGGAGGGGTTTTTCCTTTTCTCCTGGGGAAAATATGATGGCCATTTAAGACGATGTATAACCCTTTTAAAGTACAATGGAAGGAGAGAATTAGGGGAATTATTTGGACAATGGTTGGGAGAAAAGTGGATAGTCTGTAACCACCAGCGACGGTATAAACAACTAATAGTTGTACCTATTCCCATCCATGAGCAAAAATTAAAAACTAGAGGCTATAATCAAGCTGAATTAGTAGCTCAAGGTTTCTGTAAAATAACTGGTTATACCCTTCAACCCCATCTCCTCCTGCGGGTTAAAAACACAAAGGCAATGTTTGGATTGAAGCCAACAGAGAGACAAGAAAACATCCGGCAAGCCTTCCAATTGGCTAAAGACTACAAAAGGAAAATAAACCCAAACACCCCCATTCTCATTATGGACGACATTTACACCACTGGAACTACCGTCAGGGAAGCTAAAGCGGTATTAGCCAAGGGGAAACTAAAAACAGTGGGTGTTGCCACCCTGTCACTGTCTTCCCACTCCTGA
- a CDS encoding response regulator: protein MVEDNEINQEIILELLRGVEIDIAENGFVAIEKIQSQQYDLVLMDISMPLMDGLEATRRIRQLEGEYYKKIPIIAMTAHAMSGDKELSLKAGMNDHLTKPINPHQLRDTLLKWLPPEKISSSVAHDYHYPPPCQGEEIPPLEGINTQSALSRIGNNKDLYKRLLIQFFENNKDKNNQIQKSIREGNACKSKGNCSLPKRSLW, encoded by the coding sequence TTGGTAGAAGATAACGAGATTAACCAGGAGATAATTTTAGAGTTGTTACGGGGGGTAGAAATTGACATAGCAGAAAACGGTTTCGTCGCCATAGAAAAAATCCAGTCACAGCAATACGACTTGGTGTTGATGGATATTTCCATGCCACTGATGGATGGGTTAGAAGCCACAAGGAGAATTAGACAGTTAGAGGGGGAATACTACAAGAAGATACCCATTATTGCCATGACTGCCCATGCCATGTCAGGGGATAAGGAATTAAGTCTAAAGGCTGGCATGAATGACCATCTTACCAAACCTATTAACCCCCATCAACTGCGAGACACCCTTTTAAAATGGCTACCCCCGGAAAAAATCTCCTCTTCTGTTGCTCATGATTATCATTACCCTCCCCCCTGTCAAGGGGAAGAAATCCCCCCATTAGAAGGCATTAATACCCAATCTGCCCTATCCCGTATAGGTAACAATAAAGATTTATACAAGAGACTATTGATTCAGTTTTTTGAGAATAATAAAGACAAAAACAACCAAATACAAAAATCAATACGAGAAGGAAATGCATGCAAAAGCAAGGGAAATTGTTCACTCCCCAAAAGGAGTTTGTGGTAG